Proteins from one Xenopus tropicalis strain Nigerian chromosome 1, UCB_Xtro_10.0, whole genome shotgun sequence genomic window:
- the nop10 gene encoding H/ACA ribonucleoprotein complex subunit 3 → MFLQFYLNEQGERVYTMKKVSPDGQPTTSAHPARFSPDDKFSRHRVSLKKRFGLLLTQQPRPVL, encoded by the exons ATGTTTCTGCAGTTTTATCTAAACGAGCAGGGGGAGCGTGTATACACAATGAAG AAGGTTTCTCCTGATGGTCAACCAACCACTTCAGCCCACCCTGCACGCTTTTCTCCTGATGATAAGTTTTCTCGACACCGTGTCAGTCTAAAGAAAAGATTTGGACTTCTACTGACCCAGCAACCCAGACCTGTGCTATGA